Proteins from a single region of Phycisphaeraceae bacterium D3-23:
- a CDS encoding polysaccharide biosynthesis/export family protein: protein MQRFLTIRKTLKLAAVGVLAAAGVVAISGCETQSFLDPSVTGSHNATARVQPILDRLSVIESGSAYDLPTSQVMEGDLKPDVREYVLGPGDIITVTIYELRIPGVDDIQTLRVSETGEIRLAVVGSVAASGRSPSQLEDDIRNKLEEDGILRDATVGVIVQQSQQNTYSVFAQSAQGSTRAGTYLIPKPDFRLVEAITLANGIPGRTKRIYVIRQAALSPAVTGDREADDGEGPQRPAPVDPLELLEGLEGGLDDAGPDAGADRNAPPAGVEAGLDSGGGAQWVFVDGKWVRVAAPAGDDADAEEARLAALSGLVTQRIIEIPYDRLKAGDMRYNIVIRPGDIISIPSPNAGFVYIEGAINRPGAYTVPGEQELTLRRLIPSAGGLSTIAWPERVEIIRQTGPYEQAIVRLNYRAIADGTEPDIYLKANDVINIGTNGVAVPLAVFRNGLRATYGFGFVLDRNFNNDVFPGPGG, encoded by the coding sequence GTGCAGCGATTCTTGACGATCCGAAAAACACTCAAACTTGCCGCCGTCGGCGTCCTCGCCGCGGCGGGGGTGGTAGCCATTTCCGGCTGCGAAACCCAGTCCTTCCTGGACCCCTCGGTCACCGGCAGCCATAACGCCACCGCCCGCGTCCAGCCCATCCTCGACCGCCTCAGCGTCATCGAGTCGGGCTCGGCCTACGACCTGCCGACCTCGCAGGTGATGGAGGGCGACCTCAAGCCCGACGTACGCGAGTACGTGCTGGGCCCCGGCGACATCATCACCGTCACGATCTACGAGCTCCGCATCCCGGGCGTCGACGACATCCAGACCCTCCGCGTCAGCGAGACCGGCGAGATCCGTCTCGCGGTCGTCGGCTCGGTCGCCGCGTCGGGCCGAAGCCCAAGCCAGCTCGAAGACGACATCCGCAACAAGCTTGAAGAGGACGGCATCCTGCGCGACGCGACGGTCGGCGTCATCGTGCAGCAGTCGCAGCAGAACACCTACAGCGTGTTCGCCCAGTCGGCGCAGGGCAGCACCCGCGCGGGCACGTACCTCATCCCCAAGCCCGACTTCCGCCTGGTCGAAGCGATCACGCTGGCCAACGGCATCCCCGGCCGTACCAAGCGCATCTATGTCATCCGCCAGGCCGCGCTGAGCCCCGCTGTCACCGGCGACCGCGAGGCCGACGATGGCGAAGGCCCCCAGCGTCCCGCACCCGTTGACCCGCTTGAGCTGCTCGAAGGCCTCGAAGGCGGCCTGGACGACGCAGGCCCCGACGCGGGAGCCGACCGTAACGCACCGCCCGCCGGCGTCGAGGCCGGCCTCGACTCGGGCGGCGGCGCCCAGTGGGTGTTTGTGGATGGCAAGTGGGTCCGCGTCGCGGCGCCCGCCGGCGACGACGCCGACGCCGAGGAAGCACGCCTGGCCGCCCTCTCGGGCCTCGTGACCCAGCGCATCATCGAGATCCCCTACGACCGGCTCAAGGCCGGCGACATGCGATACAACATCGTCATCCGCCCCGGCGACATCATCTCCATCCCCTCGCCCAACGCCGGCTTCGTCTACATCGAAGGCGCGATCAACCGGCCCGGCGCCTACACCGTGCCCGGCGAGCAGGAGCTCACCCTCCGACGCCTCATCCCCTCGGCCGGCGGGCTCTCCACGATCGCCTGGCCCGAGCGCGTCGAGATCATCCGGCAGACCGGGCCTTACGAGCAGGCCATCGTCCGCCTCAACTACCGCGCGATCGCCGATGGCACCGAGCCCGACATCTACCTCAAGGCTAACGACGTCATCAACATCGGCACCAACGGCGTGGCCGTCCCCCTCGCGGTCTTCCGCAACGGACTGCGGGCGACGTACGGCTTTGGCTTTGTGCTCGACCGCAATTTCAACAACGACGTCTTCCCGGGCCCGGGCGGCTAA